The window GGCTCGTTCGAAGGATCGAATCTGAGGACGACCGGCCTCTCTGCTTCGCGAGGAAGCTGCACGAGGTCGAGCTTCTGACGGACGTCGATCGCCGCGAAGTCCATGTTGCGACCCCACTCGAACTCGAGGGTCACCTGGGAGAGTCCGGGTCGCGAAGCGGAAGTGATCCGCCGGACACCGCTGACGATTCCAACCGTCTCTTCGAGCGGTCGCGTGATCAACGCTTCCATCTCCCCCGGAGCCGCACCCGGATAACGGGTCTCCACCGTCAGGGTCGGATACGAGACGTCGGGCAACAGGTTGATCGGGAGCCGCGTGAAGGAGACGATTCCGAAGATCACGAGCGCGGCCGCGGCGACCGTCACGGTGACTCGCCGTCTGACCGAAAAGTCGACGATGTTCATGACGTGAGCTCCCCTCCGGCCCCGATCAGCTCGCGGCCTCTTCGCCGATGACCTTGACCGCAGCCCCTTCCTTGAGACCGCCCTGGCCTTCGACGATCACTCGCTCTCCCGCCTCGACACCGCTGAGGATCTCGAAAGTCTTTTCGTCCTCGATTCCCAGCTCGACGTCGCGTCTCGTCGCCACGCCGTCCTTTGCGACGAAGACGTAGGAGCGGCCGAGCTCACGAACCACCGCTTCCTTGTCGACGATGACCGCGTTCTCGTGCGTCTCGCGGACGATGTCGGCCTGGATGAAAGTACCGGGTCGCAGTCCCGAGGGAGCGCCGGTCGCTTCGACGGTCACTTTCACAGTTCCGGTCTGCCGATCGACTACCGTGCTCACTCGCCGCACCTCGGCCGTGAAGGAGAGCTCGGGATTAGAGCGGGGAGTCAGCTTCACGGCCCGTCCTTCCGTCAGCGCCATCGCCTCCCGCTCGGGAAGATAGAGATCCGCGATCATCGGATCGAAATCCGTGATCGTGTACAGCTGATCGCCCGGGCGGATCTGCTGGCCGACCTGAACCTTTCTGAGCGTCACGATACCCGAGATCGGCGCGTTCACGACCTTCCGTCCGAGCCGCCACTGCGCCTCGGCGAGGTCCTGATCCGCCACTCGCTTCTCCATCGCCGTCTTGTCGTAGTCGCCCTTGCTGAGCAGG is drawn from Acidobacteriota bacterium and contains these coding sequences:
- a CDS encoding efflux RND transporter periplasmic adaptor subunit, producing the protein MDLRRMEMNGMSGESGRISVATLVVILLIVAAAVVGTLAIRGDSGKADGEEATEQEGEQSKEKTPVPVEVMTAYVGPVSSWISATGNLVAENEVQVISETEGRVRAFRYEEGEPVSRGAVMVTLVSDEEEIALSRARARAENAQAAFDRAQGLWDQSLLSKGDYDKTAMEKRVADQDLAEAQWRLGRKVVNAPISGIVTLRKVQVGQQIRPGDQLYTITDFDPMIADLYLPEREAMALTEGRAVKLTPRSNPELSFTAEVRRVSTVVDRQTGTVKVTVEATGAPSGLRPGTFIQADIVRETHENAVIVDKEAVVRELGRSYVFVAKDGVATRRDVELGIEDEKTFEILSGVEAGERVIVEGQGGLKEGAAVKVIGEEAAS